GTTCCACTGGAGATTATCTTTGAAGATGGCACTTATGCAGATGGCATTGATTTAGCGCCTGAACAGCTTTATCAAAAAATTGTGCAGGCCAATTATGCTCCCAAAACGTCGCAGCCTTCCTTAGGAAAATTTGTGACGCTCTACGAACGATTAAAGGAAGAGTATGAATGCGCGATTGCTGTCCACCTCTCCTCTGATCTGAGCGGGACCTACAATACAAGTGCAACGGCAGCCAAGATGGTAGATTTCCCTGTCGAGTCGGTAGATTCCAAGCTGATGTCGTACCCAATTACCTCAATTATCTTAAACGGAATCGAGCAAGCCAAAGAAGGAAAAGGCTATCAGGAGATTGCGGCTTCCTTGCGAGAGGAATACAAAAAGTTTGAGAACTATATCCTAGTTGGCAGTCTCGACCAATTTTACAAGGGCGGCCGAATGACCGGTTTGCAATATTTCATCGGCAATCTGCTTCAGATCAAGCCGATTTTCCAAATTAAAGATGGGTTGTTTGAGGTATATGAAAAGGTTCGTACCGAAGGGAAAGCAGTCAAGCGCATGCTGGAACAGCTGGAGAAGGCCAAACAGAGTTACACCGTGAAGCACGTGCAGATTTTGCATGGCAACGTCTTGGAAAAAGCGCTGGAACTGAAAGAGAAAATTCAGAGCAAATACTCCGATGTCGAGGTGTTGGTTGGACCGATCAGTTCCACGATTGGGGCACATGCTGGGATGGGGACACTGGCACTTGCGTGGAGAAATGAGTAGGGCTTGAACGTAAATGGGCTGATCGAGCGGAAATTGCAATTTTCCTCTCCTCTATTCCGCTTGGAGATGGGTAAAAACCGATCTGATTTTTGAAAGCAGCAAAGTGCACCAGATTTCCATGGAGGGCAAAGGTAAGCATCTGGTAGTTGATCTTTTCCTGCACATCCGGCGCCGCCTCCATTATTGCTCCCAAACGTGCATGACACAAAAAAACACGCCGAGCTGGCGTGTTTTCATTTTAGTGGCAAGGATGCTATCTCGTTATACGTTTTCCAATAGCCTCCACGAGCTCCCTCGTTGTCTTGGGCAGATTGGATTTCAGAATGGAATTAATCATGGGGCCCTTCACACCATGGGCGGTGATATCCAGACACCCCGTCATTTTCGTCCGCGTCTCACTCAGTGCCTTCGCTTTGAAATAACCTTCTCCAGTAAAATTCCCGCTGATCCCTGTCAGGTTGAATCTCACCTCAGTTGGCGGAGTCCATTCAGTGATATCCACTTGCAGGCTGATCGTCTTCTTCATGATGCCGATATCGCCTGTAAACGTCCAAGCGACACGACGTTCATTGATTACCTCGTGGCTGATGTAGCCAGGTACCAGTGGAACCCAATTCTCCACTATACTCACAAACTGCCATACCGCCCCGATGGGCTGGTTTAGCTCCACATCATGTATTCCTTGAGGCATGATTTGCTCATTCCTTCCCCCAGTGTTCTTTGGTATCTTGTTATGTTTATTGCCGGAACACGGGAGATATTTCAGGAATATGGCGAGCTAATCCCACCAAAAATGCCACACCTCCTGTTTCATTAAATAATTGGCGTAATGCCCTAATGAAGGAAACTCATCCAAAACGTACTGACAAAAGATGAAATGCTCTTGTGCCAGCTTTAGTGCCTCCTGGTAGGTCTGCGGTCTTGAGCCGGCTTGAAAAATCCAAGTATCCTCTGTCACAGCGAGAATCTTGATCCCATACACCTCCTGCCAGTGCTTGACGATAACGGACTGGTAGACGGGCAGTGGGCATTCATTATAGCCGCCCATTGGGACCCACAACGGTGCTTCATAACCAGATGTTTGCGGTAATTCTAGGACAATCAGGGCATCATCTTCTAATCGATCCTGCACCCATTTATCACTAATGAGAAAGGACTCGGTCTCTGTCTCACTGAGTTGTTCATCGAGTAGCTCCTGGCCTTCCCATATCAGAGAATATGCCCGATAGATCTCTTCAAAGTTTTTCCCATCCAAGTTTTTCAACTCGGATGAAAGGTCTGTATACAAAAGTCGAGATTTGACAATTCGCTGAAAGACTTCCTCCACGGATAGGCGATGAACTTCCTCTAGCTGGTTATGTACATAATCAGAGAGTGATCCTTCTTCGTCTACCGCTTCTTCTATCATCTCTAGTATATTAAAGCTAGGCAGGACCAAGATGCTGTGCTTATCTACCTTTGTAGCAGGTACCGTGAAATCCTCCGCAGCAACCACTTCTATGTCACATGCCTTTAGGTAATTCGACAACTCTTCTACCATCGTCACACCTCTTTTTTTACATTTTTTTCTTACCGTATATCCTACCACATCTAACAGAAAAATCCTGCGTACCCTCTCTTGGATTCACTTTCGAGTTGGTCTTATTCTGGACGCAAAGTCAAAATAAAACCTGCGTCTGCCGCCGGAAAACACCACGAGCAGACCGTGAATGAGGAGTACAAGCGAAATCAGTACGAAGACCCCAAAGGAGAAAAGGAAAAGAAAGGGATAAAACGCCGACTCCGTTAAACTCCCTATTTGACTGATTGCACTCGAGGTGTACATGAAAAACCAAGTAAAATACAGCGCAAGAAATCGCTTGAATAAAGCAATTCCGGATGGCTTACCGGAATCTTCGTTCACCAGTCTGAACCGCAAAATCGCCGATCCAATCGTCTTTCCATTCCATAAAATTGGAATGAAATAGAAGCAAAGCAGCATACCGAGCGAGGTACTGATCACCTCTGTCAGCCAGCCAATCGGAAGAAGAAAGTCAAACAAATCCGAGAAGAACTCAACTGCGATACTGTCGATCAACAACGCCAGCAATTGTGGTACAGGGAGGACGATACCACTCTCCATAACACTTTCTCTTTTCGCTTCTATGCTTTTATTGGACGGAAACAAAGCTAGTATGATCGGAGCAATGAGAAATCCAAATAATGCACCGCTGCTGTTGAGCATAAGATCATCGACGTCGAACAGTCGATAGGGACAATTATAAATGCCATAAATCCCTGTTAATTGTGTGACCTCAAAGAAAAGCGACAACCCAAAACCAAGCCCCAAAGCCCGTTTCCAATATTCCCGCTTCTGGAAAAAGTACCGGAGATAAACGCCAAAGGGTAGCAGTAGCAAAAAATTAAATGCGGCTTGCAAGAAAGCTCGCTCTAATATGAGTTGAATATAGCTGGATGGGCGGGACCATACTATCGAAGTTTCCTTGAGTATATCACCGACAAAGGTAAAGGGAATCAACGAATAATAAACCGTATTCTCTGCTTGCATCGCGCAAGTATCCCTCGTGTCTGGCAAAGGAAGCAACACCAAAAACAAAGAGCAAAGCAAATAAAAAAGAAAGGAGGCGTTTAAAATGAATCTCCACCAGCTAAAAAACCCATCTTTTCTATACGTGTAAATGAGCCAGGGAACAAACAATAAATAAGAACCTAGCATAAAAACAAGAAAAGCATATTGAATGGGAAATACGTACGATGACATAAGAGTACTCCTTTTACCTGTTGAGTAGCTGAGTAGCAGCCTTTTTCATAGTTGGATTTCAATCTTTGTTCCTAGCCCCAATAAACTATTCACCTTTATTTCTCCACCGTGCGCCACAATAATATCCCGCGCAATGGCCATACCCAGCCCGGAGCCTTTGTGCAGCTCTCCAGTATTCGTCCCCCGGTAGTAACGGTCAAAGATTCGATCGAGCTCCTGCTCTTTCATTCCTTTGCCGTTGTCCTCGATTCTGATCAGTGTGCGCTGACCTTTCTCTACACTTACTTTGATAAGGACGGAAGGGTCATTATGGACGATGGCATTGTAGATCAAATTGGTGATCGCTCTACGAATCAGAATTTCATCCATATCCACTTTGATCATTTCATCGCTAAATTGGAATTCCATGTTCCTGTCTGCATATCTCGCATCGTTCAATGTATCAATGACGACATTACGTAAGAGGGTCACGATGTTCTTATTTGATTTGTGCAAGCGTAATTCTTTATTTTTTAGGCGGGCAGATAAATTCAAATCCTCAATGACGTCTTTCAAGTACAATGACTTTCGTTCAATAATCTCCGCAAACTCTCTCATTTCCTCACACGAAAAGTCATACTCGGTGTCTTTCATCATTTCTGCGTAGCCTTGGATCGACGCTAATGGCGTTTTTAAATCGTGAGAGACATTGCCGATCCACTCTTCTCTCATTGTATCTAATTTTTTTCTTTCATTTTCCGCCGCTCTTAGTTCATATGATAAATAATTGACATTATAGAAAACATCTTTATAGATGCCAATCGGTTCATAGTTGATGTGGTATTCCTTATTAGCGAGCTTTCTAATTCCCTCTATGAGTGACAGCAGTGGTTTCGTTAGTCTTTTGCTAAAAAAATATCCAACGATCAGCGCGATCAATCCGTCGACGGTCAGAACGAGAATGCTTCCTATGTTAAAAACTTGCACGACCTCCTGAATATCATAGGCCAATACGTATCTTTGCAAATTTCGATTTTGAAACCCGATAAAGTAACTATAATGGCTAGAACCTGTTTGCTTCTCACCAATAAACACCATCGTGTTCCTATCAATTTCTTTGTATTTGTACATCTGGATAATGTCTATGGGCGTATATTTTTCTTTTATACCCACCGGCAATCGATAGCCAAAGATCTGTTTGCCATCTTCGTCTAGAATTTGTATCCATGCGTTATGCTGATCCAGCTCGGCTTTCCCTTTGTCTGTAAGCGTCGCCTGATGATTCGAAATGATAATTTGCTCATGGAAACGACTAGTTATTGCTTCAGCAGAGTTTCCTTTCTCGCTTATTGCAGTTTCATCCCAACCCGTTTGTGTGGTGACCACGATCGACAAAACAAGAAGAACAATATTGCTTAGTACAACCAAGATGACAATCAAAACAACAGACGCCAGAAATCTCCCAGTCACCCTCCAATTCATCCACTATTCATCCTTTACCGCCAGCTTATATCCCAAGCCCTTCACCGTTAACAGGTATGTTGGATTGGAAGGGTCATCCTCTATTTTCTCTCGTAATTTTCTGATGTGTACCATCACAGTATTGTCAAAACCAAAGAAATCTTCACCCCACACTTGGTAGTACAGCTTTTCTTTGCTGATAATTTGGTTAGGATGCTTGAGCAAATGGGTGAACAGCCCCAGCTCTTTCGGTTTCAATTCGATGATGGTTCCATGCTTTCGCAACTCGACCTTTTCTTCATCAAAGACAAATGGGCCGACCTTAATGACAGGATCCGCCTTTACTTGAACTTGCTGATATTCAGCTCTTCTTAACTGTGCTTTCACTCGATAGGCCACTTCTTTCGGACTAAATGGTTTGCCTATATAGTCGTCACCGCCGATGGCTAAGCCTACTAGTTTATCCACCTCTTCCGTTTTTGCGGATAGAAACAAGATCGGGACATGTGAGATGCTTCTGATCTTTTTGCATACGTCATAGCCTTCCCCGTCTGGAAGCATAATATCCAAAATCACAACATCTGGATGCTTGTCTTGAAACTGCCCGAATCCTTCGGCTGCCGTTGAAGCCGTGTATACATTCTCGATGCCTTCCTTGATCAGAACCGTTTTCAACAATCTGACGATATCCTCTTCATCGTCCACAATCAGTACTTTGCTCATGTAGAAGCCCCCTACCAAAGCTGGAATTATTGCTTATCCTTTCCTTGAACAAACAAAGATACACCGAAACCATCCTTGAATGATTTCGGCATAATCTTCTACGTTCTTTAGCTTATTGCTGGATTGCCAATTTTTCTTTCGCTTTATCAGGCAGTTCGTCCACTTTCACTTCCTGATAGGAGGTAACTCTTTTTTCTTCTTTTACGAATACGCACAGATAGGCATCTTTACGCAGCTCTTTCATCGCCATAAAGCTGAGTGTTTTTTCTTCGCCATTTGCGTTATAGGCTTGCAGCGTATAATCGTACGAGACAAACTTCTCCCCGCTATCCAGTGTAACTTCATTCTTTTTCCCTTCTTTATTAATCTGAACATAATACTCATCCGCACCCAATCTGTTAAAATTCACGTTTTGAAGCAAGAGTACAGCTCCTATTATAAGAGCAAGTATGACTGATAAAACGATGATGGTTGTCTTTTTCATAGATAGTCTCCTTTAAACGTTTACGATTTTGTTTTCGTTACGATTTTGTAGTACGCATGAACGGTCAAGAAGTAGTAGGCAGCGTACATGCATGTATAGATCGCCATACAAATCACGACAGGAACGACTAAGTTCATTTGCAACATCCGCGATAAAGGCGTTAGAGCGACGGCACTATGCGCGATACCAGCCAGCAAGGGAAGCGCGAAGATGAACAAGACTTGTTTGGCAATGGTTTTTTTGATTTCTTTTTTTCTAACGCCAATTTTGTATAAAATCTCATATCGCCCTTTGTCTGCATGGGCTTCCGTTAGCTGTTTAAAGTAAATGATGCTACCAGTTGCAGCCAGGAAAACGAGTCCCAGAAATCCGCCCATAAAAATGAGCAAGCCAGAAGTTTCCAATCCTTGTGCATAGTCCTGATAGAAGCTCGCAAATCTTGCTTTTTCGGGCAAGATCGCTTGAATCTCTTTGGTTAATTGCTTGGCCTGATCTTCCTGTGAAATGGCATATGCTACCAAGCTCTCCTGATTCGCTTCTTGTTGCAAGCGGACGAACAGCTCATCGCTGACGACGATCGTCGAAAAGACTGTTTGCAGATTCAAGACGTTGTAATCCTTTCGATCCTTAATCGTTATAGTCTCTTCGCCGCCCTTCGCTTTTAAAGGGAGCCTTTTCCCGACATATTGAGGGGAAATACCCTCGAGGTAAAAGGGGTCTAATAAAATGGCTTCCTGGGCTTGTAAGGAAATCACATCATCTTTCCCTTGTAATTGGCTCAATTGGTTGAATTCCCGATTTGACATCACGGTATATGTCCGTTCATTACTTCCATCATCCAGTTCACCAGTATTTACATCCATCTGAATAACCGGAATGGTTCGATGATAAAGAACTTCATGATCGGGATGCTTCGATATCAAATCCTCCACCTGTTTGGTCAAATGTCTGTCCGTAGCGATAAACATCATGCTGTTCGGATTCACCTTTTCGACAGTGCTTCTATTGTTGTAATACAAGCTGTATGCCGTTCCAACAGACGTGAGCGTCGTGGCGCTTAGTACAGCAATGATGGTTAACGTGCGGGCATTTCCTTTCATTCGGTACAGCAGCTGAGAAATCCCAATTACGTTAATGCCATTCCAATAACTCTTCTTATGGTTTCTTAACCTTTTCAATAGCGTAACGCTGAAAACACCAAATAGGAGATACGTTCCGAGAATGACGGTTAATAAGATGAGGAGCGGCGTTGCCATTATCCCTACTTTTCTCCATATCGCTGACTCAAAGATGTTTTGCAGCGTAAGCCAATAACCGAAGCCAATCAACGTAACCGATAAGATAGCAGTGATCCAAGATGTTTTTGGTTCTTTTTCGCTTTCTTGATCCGCGCGAAAGAGTTCGATTAATTTGAACCGATAAATTAACCGATAGCCTTGGAGCGAATTGATGAACGTAATGATTAAGAAGACGGTGATCGTGTTTATAATTGCCTCGGATGAAACAGAGAAACTAGCGATGGCATCATAACCCATGACCTTCATTAATACCGCAACAAAAAACTTGGACAACACTGAACCAAGAGCAATTCCAATCAGGAGCGCGATGATTCCCATTATGAAGTTCTCGTAAAAAAGCATGCGGCCGATCTGCTTTTTGCGTACGCCGAGCAAGGAGTAAAGCCCGACCTCCTTTTTTCGTTTACGTGTGAAGAATGCGTTGGAATACCAGATAAAGATGGCCACGAAGATCATTAACACGACCGACGCTCCGCTAAATACAGAACTGATTTTATTCGACCCTTCGGTGGCCAGCTGAATCGTATCGTCATACTTTAAGGAAACGAACGTGAAGTAAATCACAATACTAAAAATCATCGAAGCAAAATAGATAAAATAGTTGGTGAAATTTTTTCGGATATTTTTTCTGGCAATGCTAAAGAGCGTCATGATACCCACCCCCAAGCGAAGCAAGAATCTCCAGTATCTTTTGGAAAAACTCCTTCCGGGACTGCTTTTCTTTGTGGAGCTCGGTAAAGAGCTGACCATCCTTGATGAAAATAACCCGTTTGCAGTAACTCGCTGCATGCGCATCATGCGTGACCATCAGAATCGTAGATTGATTGGTTTCATTGAGTCCGCTTAAGCTTTCTAGCAAGCTTGCTGCCGATTTGGAATCAAGCGCACCTGTGGGCTCGTCCGCCAAAATGAGGCTTGGATTTGCCACGATGGCCCGCGAAGCCGCTGTCCGTTGTTTTTGACCCCCTGAAATATGGTAAGGGTATTTGTCTAAGATTTCCCGAATGCCGAACGTGTCCGCTATCTCGTTGACTCGCTTCTCGATTTCAGCGGCTGGCACCTTCGACAAGGCCAGCGGCAGCAAAATATTTTCTTTGACAGTCAACGTATCGAGAAGATTATAGTCTTGAAAAATAAAGCCCAGCTTATTCCGGCGAAAGTCTGATAATTGCTCTTCGTTCATGTAGACGATATTTTGATCAGCAATAACGACCTCACCCGAAGAGGGCATATCGATGGTCGAAAAAATATTGAGCAAGGTTGATTTGCCGGCTCCGGATGGGCCCATGATTCCAACAAATTCACCCTCTTGTATTTTCAAGTTAATATCTTGCAGGGCGGTATACACATTTCCTTTTGTGCCAAATGTTTTTTGCACGCGGATTGCTTCCAGAATGGTTTTCATATCGCTATCCTTTCAAATGCAACTCATTTTTCGTACTGCATTTATCATAGCGAACGAACCTTAGAGCATTTTTATTTAAACCTTATATAAACCTTAAAAATAGCATCCAAAAAGGAAAAAAGCTGGATTCGAACGAAATCTAAGGAATTTGCATGATGTATCCCTGAAGAGGAGCATGACCATGACGAAAGAAGAGGTAAACGGACTTTTCAACTCGGATGAAATGTCTGTATACAAAAGTTGAGATTTGACACTTCAGCGAAAGACTTCCTCTACGCATAAGCGATGAACTTCCTCTAGCTGGTTATGTACATAATCAGAGTCTTCC
The window above is part of the Brevibacillus antibioticus genome. Proteins encoded here:
- a CDS encoding DUF4253 domain-containing protein, whose amino-acid sequence is MVEELSNYLKACDIEVVAAEDFTVPATKVDKHSILVLPSFNILEMIEEAVDEEGSLSDYVHNQLEEVHRLSVEEVFQRIVKSRLLYTDLSSELKNLDGKNFEEIYRAYSLIWEGQELLDEQLSETETESFLISDKWVQDRLEDDALIVLELPQTSGYEAPLWVPMGGYNECPLPVYQSVIVKHWQEVYGIKILAVTEDTWIFQAGSRPQTYQEALKLAQEHFIFCQYVLDEFPSLGHYANYLMKQEVWHFWWD
- a CDS encoding sensor histidine kinase, with the translated sequence MNWRVTGRFLASVVLIVILVVLSNIVLLVLSIVVTTQTGWDETAISEKGNSAEAITSRFHEQIIISNHQATLTDKGKAELDQHNAWIQILDEDGKQIFGYRLPVGIKEKYTPIDIIQMYKYKEIDRNTMVFIGEKQTGSSHYSYFIGFQNRNLQRYVLAYDIQEVVQVFNIGSILVLTVDGLIALIVGYFFSKRLTKPLLSLIEGIRKLANKEYHINYEPIGIYKDVFYNVNYLSYELRAAENERKKLDTMREEWIGNVSHDLKTPLASIQGYAEMMKDTEYDFSCEEMREFAEIIERKSLYLKDVIEDLNLSARLKNKELRLHKSNKNIVTLLRNVVIDTLNDARYADRNMEFQFSDEMIKVDMDEILIRRAITNLIYNAIVHNDPSVLIKVSVEKGQRTLIRIEDNGKGMKEQELDRIFDRYYRGTNTGELHKGSGLGMAIARDIIVAHGGEIKVNSLLGLGTKIEIQL
- a CDS encoding response regulator transcription factor; amino-acid sequence: MSKVLIVDDEEDIVRLLKTVLIKEGIENVYTASTAAEGFGQFQDKHPDVVILDIMLPDGEGYDVCKKIRSISHVPILFLSAKTEEVDKLVGLAIGGDDYIGKPFSPKEVAYRVKAQLRRAEYQQVQVKADPVIKVGPFVFDEEKVELRKHGTIIELKPKELGLFTHLLKHPNQIISKEKLYYQVWGEDFFGFDNTVMVHIRKLREKIEDDPSNPTYLLTVKGLGYKLAVKDE
- a CDS encoding ABC transporter ATP-binding protein encodes the protein MKTILEAIRVQKTFGTKGNVYTALQDINLKIQEGEFVGIMGPSGAGKSTLLNIFSTIDMPSSGEVVIADQNIVYMNEEQLSDFRRNKLGFIFQDYNLLDTLTVKENILLPLALSKVPAAEIEKRVNEIADTFGIREILDKYPYHISGGQKQRTAASRAIVANPSLILADEPTGALDSKSAASLLESLSGLNETNQSTILMVTHDAHAASYCKRVIFIKDGQLFTELHKEKQSRKEFFQKILEILASLGGGYHDAL
- a CDS encoding CoxG family protein: MPQGIHDVELNQPIGAVWQFVSIVENWVPLVPGYISHEVINERRVAWTFTGDIGIMKKTISLQVDITEWTPPTEVRFNLTGISGNFTGEGYFKAKALSETRTKMTGCLDITAHGVKGPMINSILKSNLPKTTRELVEAIGKRITR
- a CDS encoding DegV family protein translates to MKKKIAWVTDSTALIPDHIMGAHDIYVVPLEIIFEDGTYADGIDLAPEQLYQKIVQANYAPKTSQPSLGKFVTLYERLKEEYECAIAVHLSSDLSGTYNTSATAAKMVDFPVESVDSKLMSYPITSIILNGIEQAKEGKGYQEIAASLREEYKKFENYILVGSLDQFYKGGRMTGLQYFIGNLLQIKPIFQIKDGLFEVYEKVRTEGKAVKRMLEQLEKAKQSYTVKHVQILHGNVLEKALELKEKIQSKYSDVEVLVGPISSTIGAHAGMGTLALAWRNE
- a CDS encoding ABC transporter permease, which gives rise to MTLFSIARKNIRKNFTNYFIYFASMIFSIVIYFTFVSLKYDDTIQLATEGSNKISSVFSGASVVLMIFVAIFIWYSNAFFTRKRKKEVGLYSLLGVRKKQIGRMLFYENFIMGIIALLIGIALGSVLSKFFVAVLMKVMGYDAIASFSVSSEAIINTITVFLIITFINSLQGYRLIYRFKLIELFRADQESEKEPKTSWITAILSVTLIGFGYWLTLQNIFESAIWRKVGIMATPLLILLTVILGTYLLFGVFSVTLLKRLRNHKKSYWNGINVIGISQLLYRMKGNARTLTIIAVLSATTLTSVGTAYSLYYNNRSTVEKVNPNSMMFIATDRHLTKQVEDLISKHPDHEVLYHRTIPVIQMDVNTGELDDGSNERTYTVMSNREFNQLSQLQGKDDVISLQAQEAILLDPFYLEGISPQYVGKRLPLKAKGGEETITIKDRKDYNVLNLQTVFSTIVVSDELFVRLQQEANQESLVAYAISQEDQAKQLTKEIQAILPEKARFASFYQDYAQGLETSGLLIFMGGFLGLVFLAATGSIIYFKQLTEAHADKGRYEILYKIGVRKKEIKKTIAKQVLFIFALPLLAGIAHSAVALTPLSRMLQMNLVVPVVICMAIYTCMYAAYYFLTVHAYYKIVTKTKS
- a CDS encoding YxeA family protein, whose protein sequence is MKKTTIIVLSVILALIIGAVLLLQNVNFNRLGADEYYVQINKEGKKNEVTLDSGEKFVSYDYTLQAYNANGEEKTLSFMAMKELRKDAYLCVFVKEEKRVTSYQEVKVDELPDKAKEKLAIQQ
- a CDS encoding VanZ family protein, giving the protein MSSYVFPIQYAFLVFMLGSYLLFVPWLIYTYRKDGFFSWWRFILNASFLFYLLCSLFLVLLPLPDTRDTCAMQAENTVYYSLIPFTFVGDILKETSIVWSRPSSYIQLILERAFLQAAFNFLLLLPFGVYLRYFFQKREYWKRALGLGFGLSLFFEVTQLTGIYGIYNCPYRLFDVDDLMLNSSGALFGFLIAPIILALFPSNKSIEAKRESVMESGIVLPVPQLLALLIDSIAVEFFSDLFDFLLPIGWLTEVISTSLGMLLCFYFIPILWNGKTIGSAILRFRLVNEDSGKPSGIALFKRFLALYFTWFFMYTSSAISQIGSLTESAFYPFLFLFSFGVFVLISLVLLIHGLLVVFSGGRRRFYFDFASRIRPTRK